In one Desulfatiglans anilini DSM 4660 genomic region, the following are encoded:
- a CDS encoding TetR/AcrR family transcriptional regulator translates to MSHINQNLRKKNREKYQRIIRAATKIFARKGFFQAKIAEIAREAGVADGTIYIYFENKDDILISLFEEQMKGVIDNMVSHLALEKDPIGKLRCFAVTHLRLIEENKDMAEIIQVELRQSGKFMKEYKNEKFSQYLDLIEDIIKEGQQSGAFRKDVIPTVAKRAFFGALDEMSRFWVLSSRKQYDIKTAAEQISEFFLCGIKE, encoded by the coding sequence ATGAGTCATATTAATCAGAATCTTCGTAAAAAAAACAGAGAAAAGTACCAGCGCATCATCCGGGCAGCGACGAAGATCTTCGCCAGGAAGGGCTTTTTTCAGGCCAAGATAGCTGAGATTGCACGGGAGGCCGGTGTCGCTGACGGCACCATCTACATTTATTTCGAGAACAAGGACGATATCCTTATCAGCCTTTTCGAGGAGCAGATGAAGGGGGTCATCGACAACATGGTCAGTCATCTGGCGCTGGAGAAGGACCCCATCGGGAAGCTGCGATGTTTCGCCGTGACCCATTTGCGTCTGATCGAGGAAAACAAGGATATGGCGGAGATTATCCAGGTCGAACTGCGGCAGAGCGGGAAGTTCATGAAGGAGTATAAGAACGAGAAGTTCTCCCAGTACCTTGATCTGATCGAGGATATCATCAAAGAAGGGCAGCAGTCCGGTGCATTTCGAAAGGATGTGATTCCCACGGTCGCAAAGAGAGCGTTTTTTGGCGCCCTGGATGAAATGTCACGATTCTGGGTATTGTCAAGTCGTAAACAATATGATATTAAAACGGCGGCCGAGCAGATCAGCGAGTTTTTTTTGTGTGGAATCAAGGAGTAA
- a CDS encoding TRAP transporter small permease, which produces MFSKILGVVDKILSFIEDWVLFFATMAALISLFFAVILRYGFNYSLAWSEELVREVIIVTTFIGCSAAIKARSMIKIDALVQLVPKLKTPLTFFSNLVAMVFAIMMIYYGWHMAALQVATQQKTIILEIPLVYLYAVLPTMGVMMVFRLIQVMYEDVQELRKPAESV; this is translated from the coding sequence ATGTTTTCAAAAATTCTTGGTGTCGTCGACAAGATCCTCAGCTTCATCGAGGACTGGGTTCTGTTTTTTGCGACCATGGCCGCGCTGATCTCCCTGTTCTTCGCCGTGATTCTGCGCTACGGTTTCAACTACTCGCTCGCATGGTCCGAGGAGCTCGTCAGGGAGGTCATTATCGTCACCACGTTTATCGGCTGCAGCGCCGCTATCAAGGCACGCTCCATGATCAAGATCGACGCCTTGGTCCAGCTCGTTCCCAAGCTCAAAACCCCCTTGACCTTTTTCAGCAATTTGGTTGCCATGGTATTCGCCATCATGATGATCTACTACGGCTGGCACATGGCCGCCCTCCAGGTCGCCACCCAGCAGAAGACCATTATCTTGGAGATTCCGCTTGTATATTTGTATGCTGTCTTGCCTACTATGGGCGTGATGATGGTTTTCAGACTCATTCAGGTCATGTACGAAGACGTTCAGGAATTGCGCAAACCGGCGGAAAGCGTCTAA
- a CDS encoding response regulator, which translates to MAQKSYLDGISILAVDDEEDVLDTIVEALEMSKVDTAADYETALQKIRNRHYDLAILDIMGVNGLELLEKTVEKGIPTVMLTAHAISADTLMASIRKGAISYLPKEKLSELEHILDDLLTALAAGKPTWQVLFDKLGGYFDDKFGPDWKAKDKEFWSEFSRTYHISKGIQSRLKHDKRILSKGI; encoded by the coding sequence ATGGCGCAAAAGTCCTACCTTGATGGCATTTCGATCCTAGCAGTCGATGACGAAGAGGATGTTCTGGATACCATTGTAGAAGCGTTGGAGATGTCAAAGGTCGACACGGCCGCCGATTACGAAACTGCGCTTCAGAAGATCCGGAACAGGCATTACGACCTTGCCATCCTTGACATCATGGGGGTCAACGGTCTCGAGCTTCTTGAGAAAACCGTGGAAAAAGGCATTCCTACCGTCATGCTCACCGCCCATGCGATCAGCGCCGATACGCTCATGGCTTCTATACGCAAAGGCGCAATTTCTTATCTTCCCAAAGAAAAATTATCCGAACTCGAACATATACTCGACGACCTGCTCACCGCGCTCGCTGCGGGTAAACCCACCTGGCAGGTCCTTTTCGACAAGCTGGGTGGTTATTTCGACGATAAATTCGGCCCTGACTGGAAGGCAAAAGACAAGGAATTCTGGTCGGAATTCAGCCGAACCTATCATATCAGCAAAGGCATTCAGAGCAGATTGAAACACGACAAGCGGATACTCTCGAAAGGCATCTGA
- a CDS encoding TRAP transporter substrate-binding protein has product MKKLGLSVLVGLIGVVLLVGGAWAQAPSLDAWKPKFDPSTAKYKCIVSNVSHPVLKGVYTGFAFRDALWERSGGQIYIDFKPFSMLGGEVEVLNQLQMGAIQGMGVSSVASTNLGPRFGLINLPFLVDSFDKLDKFVSSGKLFDHFMMAMDHQGIMGLDITGYGNYGWATTVPVRTIADAKQVKFRIAEAAVNKMLYGAWGFNPVVMPWPDVPVALKQGVITGLDHTPSVCNITKKFEVAKYFTQVNYAQGLFIWIFNKAWFNTLPADLQQTFKDTLREVAVKVREETVQQEVDQIADAKSKGIEFFQLSAEEAAMLKKQGNVVHENYRAEINKLYPGDTYKSDNYLKEVQDYIGYTE; this is encoded by the coding sequence ATGAAGAAGCTAGGGTTGTCGGTACTGGTCGGTCTGATTGGGGTGGTCCTTCTGGTCGGGGGAGCCTGGGCGCAGGCACCGTCCCTGGATGCCTGGAAACCCAAATTCGACCCGTCTACTGCGAAATACAAATGCATCGTTTCAAACGTCTCCCATCCGGTTCTGAAAGGCGTCTACACGGGCTTTGCTTTCCGGGATGCCTTGTGGGAACGCTCCGGCGGACAAATTTACATTGATTTCAAACCCTTTTCCATGCTTGGCGGAGAAGTCGAGGTGCTCAACCAACTGCAGATGGGCGCCATTCAGGGGATGGGCGTGAGTTCGGTGGCCTCCACCAACCTCGGGCCCCGCTTTGGCCTCATCAACCTGCCTTTCCTCGTCGACTCCTTCGACAAATTGGATAAATTCGTCAGCAGCGGCAAGCTGTTCGACCATTTCATGATGGCCATGGACCACCAAGGGATCATGGGCCTCGACATCACCGGCTACGGCAACTATGGGTGGGCCACGACAGTCCCCGTGCGCACCATCGCAGATGCCAAGCAGGTGAAGTTCCGGATCGCCGAAGCCGCGGTCAACAAAATGCTTTATGGCGCCTGGGGCTTCAACCCGGTGGTCATGCCTTGGCCGGATGTCCCCGTCGCACTGAAACAGGGGGTTATCACCGGTCTGGATCACACCCCTTCCGTGTGCAACATCACCAAGAAATTCGAGGTGGCAAAGTATTTTACTCAAGTCAACTACGCTCAAGGCCTTTTTATCTGGATCTTCAACAAAGCGTGGTTCAACACCCTGCCGGCCGACCTGCAGCAGACTTTCAAGGATACCCTGCGTGAAGTCGCCGTAAAAGTCCGCGAAGAAACGGTGCAGCAGGAAGTGGATCAAATCGCTGACGCAAAGTCCAAGGGCATCGAGTTCTTCCAGCTTTCGGCGGAAGAAGCCGCCATGCTGAAGAAGCAGGGGAACGTCGTCCACGAAAATTACAGAGCCGAGATCAACAAACTGTACCCCGGCGATACCTACAAATCTGACAACTACCTCAAAGAAGTCCAGGATTACATCGGTTATACGGAATAA
- a CDS encoding electron transfer flavoprotein subunit alpha/FixB family protein has protein sequence MAQGVWTVAEQREGEIRKITYEVVSEGRRLADALGQSLTVVLLGNGIKDKAAALAQYGADKVLVAEDQRLETYTTDAYTAVVAQLVKAEEPAMLLMGASVQGKDLSSRVAARLDVAVAQDCTAFAVEDGNLVATRPIYAGKAYAQVTFEQSWPQMATARPNVMSVNEPDASRTAEVVDAQFQLDDGELKTKVVEAIKDASGKIDLTEADKIVSGGRGMKGPENYAILEELAQVIGASVGASRSAVDAGWRSHTDQVGQTGKVVSPNLYIACGISGAIQHLAGMGTSKVIVAINKDPDAPIFQKADYGVVGDLFDVVPALTEEIKKMI, from the coding sequence ATGGCACAGGGAGTATGGACAGTCGCTGAACAGCGTGAAGGAGAGATCCGGAAGATCACCTATGAGGTCGTCAGTGAAGGGCGGCGCCTGGCGGATGCGCTGGGTCAATCTCTGACCGTGGTTCTTCTTGGCAACGGGATCAAGGACAAGGCGGCGGCTCTGGCTCAGTATGGAGCGGACAAGGTTCTGGTGGCGGAGGATCAAAGACTCGAAACGTATACCACTGACGCTTACACCGCGGTTGTCGCCCAGCTGGTGAAGGCGGAAGAGCCCGCAATGCTTTTGATGGGCGCCTCCGTACAGGGGAAGGATCTGTCTTCCAGAGTGGCTGCACGGCTGGATGTCGCGGTTGCCCAGGATTGCACCGCCTTTGCCGTGGAGGACGGCAACCTGGTTGCAACCCGGCCTATTTATGCCGGCAAGGCCTATGCCCAGGTGACATTCGAACAGAGCTGGCCGCAGATGGCAACGGCCCGTCCGAATGTCATGAGCGTCAACGAACCGGATGCTTCGAGGACGGCCGAGGTGGTCGATGCCCAATTCCAACTCGACGATGGAGAGCTGAAAACCAAGGTCGTCGAGGCCATCAAGGATGCAAGCGGCAAGATAGATCTGACGGAAGCGGACAAGATCGTTTCCGGAGGTCGCGGGATGAAGGGCCCCGAAAACTACGCGATTCTGGAAGAACTCGCCCAGGTGATCGGCGCCAGTGTCGGTGCGTCGCGCTCCGCGGTGGATGCAGGATGGAGGTCGCACACCGATCAGGTCGGTCAGACTGGCAAGGTCGTTTCGCCCAATCTCTACATTGCCTGCGGCATTTCGGGCGCAATCCAGCACCTTGCAGGTATGGGGACATCCAAGGTGATCGTCGCGATCAACAAGGATCCCGATGCACCCATCTTCCAAAAGGCTGATTACGGGGTCGTCGGCGACCTCTTCGACGTGGTTCCGGCTTTGACGGAAGAAATCAAGAAGATGATATAG
- a CDS encoding electron transfer flavoprotein subunit beta/FixA family protein, with protein sequence MNIIVCLKQVPDTETQIKIAADGKGIVTDDIKWVMNPYDEFGVEEALKLKEKFGGEVTVVGLGPKRVTESIRTALAMGADKGVLVVDDALQGSDSLGVAKALAAAIKDMPHDLIFAGQRAVDEDLGVVGAFLAEFLGIPHVALAVKVEVAEDGKSAKVHRPVEGQTLVVETPFPALITTQKGLNEPRYASLPGIMKAKKKPLAEKSLADLGLDPAGFGESARKLKIVKLTPPPERKAGKIVEGETPAEKAAALAKLLRDEAKVI encoded by the coding sequence GTGAACATTATTGTATGCTTGAAACAGGTGCCTGATACCGAGACGCAGATCAAGATCGCAGCGGATGGGAAAGGGATCGTGACCGACGACATCAAATGGGTGATGAACCCCTACGACGAGTTCGGGGTCGAGGAGGCTTTGAAACTCAAGGAGAAGTTCGGCGGAGAGGTCACGGTCGTCGGGCTTGGACCCAAGCGGGTGACCGAGAGCATCCGCACCGCCCTGGCGATGGGCGCCGACAAAGGCGTTCTGGTTGTCGACGATGCATTGCAGGGGAGCGATTCACTGGGGGTTGCCAAGGCCTTGGCCGCCGCCATCAAAGATATGCCTCATGACCTGATTTTCGCCGGGCAGCGCGCTGTCGACGAAGACTTGGGAGTGGTGGGCGCCTTTTTGGCCGAGTTCCTGGGCATTCCGCACGTGGCGTTGGCCGTGAAGGTGGAGGTTGCCGAGGATGGGAAGAGCGCCAAGGTGCACAGGCCGGTGGAAGGGCAGACGCTCGTGGTTGAGACGCCGTTTCCAGCGTTGATTACGACTCAGAAAGGGTTGAACGAGCCCCGATATGCATCTCTGCCTGGTATCATGAAGGCCAAGAAGAAGCCGCTTGCAGAGAAATCCCTGGCCGACTTGGGATTGGATCCGGCTGGATTTGGCGAAAGCGCCAGAAAACTGAAAATCGTGAAGTTGACCCCGCCGCCCGAGAGAAAAGCGGGCAAAATCGTTGAGGGCGAAACCCCGGCCGAGAAGGCTGCCGCTTTGGCGAAGCTTTTGCGCGACGAGGCCAAGGTAATTTAG
- a CDS encoding TRAP transporter large permease: protein MELSHLIVMLILVGSMASLVPVFMCLFFTAVLGFALYTDLPLLLLAQSLFRSMDNFALVVVLYFILCGNIMTAGSIVDKLIKVANVMVSWLPGGLGMAGVIACGLFGAISGSTVATVVALGGFMIPALIENGYQEKYTLGLMTTSPNLGVIIPPSIGMILYCMISNVSLEGLFMTGFLPGVLIIFGVCLYSYLFYRKRTDFVRMPVPNAKQVLAVVKESFWSLMLPVIIFGGIFSGAFTANEAAVVACVYAFIVEIFIHKSMKLSAVKRITINSAVTSATLLIIVAGATCFGRYLTLEGIPGKLTEAVLSSIQSPWVFLLAMNILLLFIGMFMDIISATMILGPVFLPMLGAFGIDPLHFGLILTVNLAIGYCTPPMGVSLYITGAIANRDLIYVSRAVMPFIAIQIAVLLLMTYLPDAVLWLPRVFGFAQ from the coding sequence ATGGAGCTGAGCCACCTCATCGTTATGCTGATCCTCGTCGGGAGCATGGCTTCCCTCGTTCCCGTCTTCATGTGCCTTTTTTTCACTGCCGTCCTGGGATTCGCACTTTATACCGATCTGCCGCTGCTCCTTCTGGCTCAAAGCCTCTTTCGCAGCATGGACAACTTCGCGCTGGTGGTGGTGCTATACTTCATCCTCTGCGGCAACATTATGACGGCCGGGTCCATCGTCGACAAGCTTATCAAAGTGGCCAACGTCATGGTGAGCTGGCTCCCGGGGGGCCTCGGGATGGCCGGCGTCATCGCCTGCGGCCTATTCGGTGCCATTTCGGGTTCGACCGTGGCGACCGTGGTCGCCCTGGGCGGTTTCATGATCCCCGCCCTCATTGAAAACGGCTACCAGGAGAAGTACACCCTCGGCCTCATGACCACCTCCCCCAACCTCGGCGTGATCATCCCCCCGAGCATCGGGATGATCCTTTACTGCATGATCAGCAACGTTTCGCTGGAAGGCCTGTTCATGACCGGGTTTCTGCCGGGGGTCCTGATTATTTTCGGTGTCTGCCTATATTCTTATTTGTTCTACCGTAAACGGACCGATTTCGTCCGGATGCCGGTGCCCAATGCCAAACAGGTTCTGGCTGTCGTCAAGGAAAGCTTCTGGTCCCTAATGCTCCCGGTCATCATCTTCGGGGGGATCTTCTCGGGTGCCTTTACAGCCAACGAGGCCGCCGTCGTGGCGTGCGTCTATGCCTTCATCGTCGAAATCTTCATCCACAAGTCCATGAAGTTGAGCGCCGTCAAACGGATCACGATCAATTCAGCCGTAACCTCCGCGACACTGCTGATCATCGTTGCCGGAGCCACCTGTTTCGGGCGCTATCTTACGCTCGAAGGCATTCCCGGCAAACTGACCGAGGCAGTCTTGTCCAGCATCCAGTCCCCCTGGGTCTTCCTGCTGGCCATGAATATCCTGCTGCTCTTCATCGGCATGTTCATGGACATCATCTCCGCGACCATGATCCTGGGGCCGGTCTTTCTGCCGATGCTCGGTGCCTTCGGCATCGATCCCCTGCACTTCGGACTCATCCTGACCGTCAATCTGGCCATCGGTTACTGTACGCCGCCCATGGGGGTCAGTCTGTATATCACCGGGGCAATCGCCAATCGCGATCTGATATATGTATCGCGTGCCGTCATGCCTTTTATCGCGATTCAGATCGCCGTGCTTTTACTCATGACCTATTTGCCGGACGCCGTGCTCTGGTTGCCTCGAGTCTTCGGCTTCGCCCAGTAG